From Longimicrobium sp., one genomic window encodes:
- a CDS encoding glycoside hydrolase family 3 protein: MSYEGLNVARLLLPAVRWSSEIGWDGYRDAIERGLEMGVGGFILFGGPVDAVRALTSELHSRSRHALLIASDLERGAGQQFRGATPLPPAAAIGWLNDPAITERAGELTAREARALGVNWIYAPVADVDLEPENPIIGVRAFGTDPDNVALHVAAWVRGCARGGALSCAKHFPGHGRTVGDSHVEKPTVRVDRAALEKDLAPFRSASQAGVDSVMTAHVAYPALDPDGQPATLSTRILVDLLRDEIGFEGLVVTDAIIMEGLTEGGSEAKASVQALAAGCDVLLYPQDAEAVIREVQAAIGDGRLSRERVEDALNRTAAAAEKCASVPEGGYGGDDDRRWALDIAVRSLRVCRGTPELPARVRLEEVEDDLGGPWPPYPRDAFPAALRAAGIEIADDGAPLVAVYSDIRAWKGRPGISAAAQEKVRTITEAHPDATVILFSHPRLAHELPTARHLLAAWGGEAIMQQAAVAWLTGAEGGLVELASGLDR, from the coding sequence ATGAGCTACGAGGGTCTGAACGTCGCGAGGCTGCTGCTGCCCGCGGTCCGGTGGAGCAGCGAGATCGGGTGGGACGGGTACCGCGACGCCATCGAGCGCGGGCTGGAGATGGGCGTGGGCGGGTTCATCCTGTTCGGCGGCCCGGTAGACGCGGTGCGCGCGCTCACCTCGGAGCTGCACAGCCGCTCGCGCCACGCCCTGCTGATCGCGAGCGACCTGGAGCGCGGCGCCGGACAGCAGTTCCGCGGCGCGACGCCGCTGCCCCCCGCCGCCGCCATCGGATGGCTGAACGACCCCGCCATCACCGAACGCGCCGGCGAGCTGACGGCGCGCGAGGCGCGGGCGCTGGGCGTCAACTGGATCTACGCCCCCGTGGCCGACGTGGACCTGGAGCCTGAGAACCCCATCATCGGGGTGCGGGCGTTCGGGACGGACCCCGACAACGTGGCGCTGCACGTGGCGGCCTGGGTGCGGGGGTGCGCGCGCGGCGGCGCCCTGTCGTGCGCCAAGCACTTTCCGGGGCACGGGCGCACAGTCGGCGACTCGCACGTGGAGAAGCCCACCGTTCGCGTGGATCGCGCGGCGCTGGAAAAGGACCTGGCTCCCTTCCGCTCGGCCTCGCAGGCGGGGGTTGACTCGGTGATGACGGCCCACGTGGCCTACCCCGCGCTGGACCCCGACGGGCAGCCCGCCACGCTCTCCACGCGTATCCTGGTGGACCTGCTGCGCGACGAGATCGGCTTCGAGGGGCTGGTGGTGACCGACGCCATCATCATGGAGGGGCTGACGGAGGGCGGCAGCGAGGCGAAGGCCTCGGTGCAGGCCCTGGCCGCCGGGTGCGACGTGCTGCTGTATCCGCAGGACGCCGAGGCGGTGATCCGCGAGGTGCAGGCGGCCATCGGCGATGGGCGGCTGAGCCGCGAGCGGGTGGAGGATGCGCTGAACCGCACCGCCGCGGCCGCGGAGAAGTGCGCCAGCGTTCCCGAGGGCGGCTACGGCGGGGACGACGACCGGCGCTGGGCGCTGGATATCGCCGTCCGCTCGCTCCGGGTCTGCCGCGGGACGCCGGAACTGCCGGCGCGCGTGCGGCTGGAAGAGGTGGAGGACGACCTGGGCGGACCCTGGCCCCCGTATCCGCGCGACGCCTTTCCCGCGGCCCTCCGCGCGGCCGGGATCGAGATCGCGGACGACGGTGCGCCGCTGGTGGCGGTGTACTCAGACATCCGTGCGTGGAAGGGGCGGCCGGGCATCTCGGCCGCGGCACAGGAAAAGGTGCGCACGATCACCGAGGCACACCCGGACGCGACGGTGATCCTGTTCAGCCACCCGCGCCTGGCGCACGAGCTTCCCACCGCGCGCCACCTGCTGGCCGCGTGGGGCGGCGAGGCCATCATGCAGCAGGCTGCGGTTGCTTGGCTGACGGGGGCGGAGGGCGGGCTGGTGGAGCTGGCGAGCGGGCTGGACCGGTAG
- a CDS encoding HEAT repeat domain-containing protein, which produces MTPRPMPPHRTSALSRLARRAFALAGMAALGGCVLWGGPGATRHGSRPMMADVRRVLDVDEPSPAYFRARARLEVLGPELDAILIGLVEDAEADENVRGNAIALLAERRAAGSLDLIRRQLTGSPSDVIRAAAARALQRFLPDSAGARNALRAAAGDPSSLVRLTVLQRLDVEDAPLVRTMVARDDNAEVRTIARQVLELLEARGAPLTRDARRDLRTSGPEDAPTIVFHPAWTDSLGGVQVGALWVEVRGSPSLVPLGQQVEVVGNVVPGFFDATRSVVVFEADREIRIRDLRTGNTVTLGPGVAPRVVPFTGGFVFVREVPGARRQLGGDATELDYEVLRASFSSTATEVVGRITATARPEVRRGASPVRWMVVGEGAEGFVLRGPGITPFILPGPVDSPPQP; this is translated from the coding sequence ATGACCCCGAGGCCGATGCCGCCGCACCGCACCTCCGCCCTTAGCCGCCTGGCCCGCCGCGCGTTCGCGCTGGCGGGCATGGCCGCGCTGGGTGGATGCGTGCTGTGGGGCGGCCCCGGCGCCACCCGCCACGGCTCGCGGCCCATGATGGCCGACGTCAGGCGGGTGCTGGACGTGGACGAGCCCTCGCCCGCCTATTTCCGCGCGCGGGCGCGCCTGGAGGTGCTGGGGCCGGAGCTCGACGCCATTCTCATCGGCCTGGTGGAAGACGCCGAGGCGGACGAGAACGTGCGCGGCAACGCCATCGCCCTGCTGGCCGAGCGGCGGGCGGCGGGGTCGCTGGACCTGATCCGCCGCCAGCTGACCGGCAGCCCGAGCGACGTGATTCGCGCCGCGGCGGCCCGTGCCCTCCAGCGATTCCTCCCCGACTCGGCGGGGGCACGCAACGCGCTGCGGGCCGCGGCGGGCGACCCGTCGTCCCTGGTGCGGCTGACGGTGCTGCAGCGGCTGGACGTGGAGGATGCGCCGCTGGTGCGCACGATGGTGGCGCGAGATGACAATGCCGAGGTACGCACCATCGCGCGCCAGGTGCTGGAGCTGCTGGAGGCGCGCGGCGCCCCGCTGACGCGCGACGCCCGCCGGGACCTGCGCACCAGCGGGCCGGAGGACGCGCCCACCATCGTCTTCCATCCGGCGTGGACCGACTCGCTGGGAGGGGTGCAGGTGGGAGCGCTGTGGGTGGAGGTGCGGGGCTCCCCGTCGCTGGTGCCGCTGGGCCAGCAGGTGGAGGTGGTGGGGAACGTGGTGCCCGGGTTCTTCGACGCGACGCGCTCGGTCGTGGTGTTCGAGGCCGACCGCGAGATCCGCATCCGCGACCTGCGCACCGGCAACACGGTGACGCTGGGGCCCGGCGTGGCGCCCCGCGTGGTGCCCTTTACCGGCGGCTTCGTCTTCGTGCGCGAGGTGCCCGGCGCGCGCCGGCAGCTGGGCGGCGACGCCACCGAGCTGGACTACGAGGTGCTGCGCGCCTCGTTCTCGAGCACCGCCACCGAGGTGGTCGGCCGGATCACGGCGACGGCGCGGCCCGAGGTGAGGCGCGGGGCGTCGCCGGTGAGGTGGATGGTGGTGGGCGAGGGGGCCGAGGGGTTCGTGCTGCGCGGGCCGGGCATCACGCCGTTCATCCTTCCCGGGCCGGTCGATTCGCCTCCGCAGCCCTGA
- a CDS encoding anhydro-N-acetylmuramic acid kinase: MRIVGLMSGTSLDGIDAALVEVSGETTDDVAVRMEGFVTLAFTEARRTAIHDAILAGTAEALCDLHADLGEWLAEAALAVCERTGTPVERVDAIGSHGQTVWHRPPANGRRGATLQLGDPATIAERTGRPVVADFRPRDVAAGGQGAPLVPWVDQLLYALPDQARALQNLGGIGNVTRVPPKESGEQVFAFDTGPANSLIDAAVEIATGGRHRYDKDGRLAARGTVDPALLQDLLRHPYFAAEPPKSTGREEFGRPFVERLVEAIKPEGDQDWMDLVATLTELTARTVADAYQRWVIPLGIAEVMLTGGGARNPTLAGRIRELLAPLPVTDGGGLGVDPDAKEAVAFALLAWAHLKGIPANVPSATGAAGPRVLGSLTPGA; the protein is encoded by the coding sequence GTGCGCATCGTCGGCCTGATGTCGGGCACCTCGCTGGACGGCATCGACGCCGCCCTCGTCGAGGTCTCGGGCGAGACGACGGACGATGTCGCCGTGCGGATGGAGGGCTTCGTCACGCTCGCGTTTACCGAGGCGCGCCGGACGGCCATCCACGACGCCATCCTGGCGGGCACGGCGGAAGCGCTCTGCGACCTGCACGCCGACCTCGGCGAGTGGCTGGCCGAGGCGGCGCTGGCGGTCTGCGAACGGACGGGCACGCCGGTCGAGCGGGTTGACGCCATCGGCTCGCACGGGCAGACGGTGTGGCACCGCCCGCCGGCGAATGGACGCCGGGGCGCTACGCTACAGCTGGGCGACCCGGCGACCATCGCCGAGCGCACCGGCCGCCCCGTCGTCGCCGACTTCCGCCCGCGCGACGTGGCGGCGGGCGGGCAGGGCGCCCCGCTGGTGCCGTGGGTCGACCAGCTGCTGTACGCGCTGCCGGACCAGGCACGGGCGCTGCAGAACCTGGGCGGCATCGGCAACGTCACCCGCGTGCCGCCGAAGGAAAGCGGCGAGCAGGTGTTCGCCTTCGACACGGGCCCCGCCAACTCGCTGATCGACGCCGCGGTGGAGATCGCCACGGGCGGCCGCCACCGCTACGACAAGGACGGCCGGCTGGCGGCGCGCGGGACGGTGGATCCCGCGCTGCTGCAGGACCTTCTGCGGCACCCGTACTTTGCCGCCGAGCCGCCCAAGTCCACCGGGCGCGAAGAGTTCGGCCGGCCGTTCGTGGAGCGGCTGGTGGAGGCCATCAAGCCCGAGGGCGACCAGGACTGGATGGACCTGGTCGCCACGCTGACGGAGCTTACCGCCCGCACCGTCGCCGACGCATACCAGCGCTGGGTGATCCCTCTGGGCATCGCCGAGGTGATGCTGACGGGGGGCGGGGCGCGCAATCCCACGCTGGCGGGGCGCATCCGCGAGCTGCTGGCCCCGCTGCCTGTCACGGATGGGGGGGGGCTGGGCGTTGATCCCGATGCGAAGGAAGCCGTGGCCTTCGCCCTGCTGGCGTGGGCGCACCTGAAGGGCATTCCCGCCAACGTGCCGTCCGCCACGGGAGCCGCCGGCCCCCGCGTGCTGGGCTCGCTGACGCCTGGCGCCTGA
- the murQ gene encoding N-acetylmuramic acid 6-phosphate etherase gives MTPRPPLDPRLTEQRNPATAEIDRLSALEIARIINLEDQKVAPAVAAQIDAVARAIELAEAAFRKGGRLIYVGAGTSGRLGVLDASEMPPTYGIDPQMVQGIIAGGYTALLNAVEGAEDSREAGCEEMDAREVGPHDFIFGIAASGSTPYVHGALTRAKQRGARTGFLLCTHPDEWMLQVYDVVISVLVGPEVVTGSTRMKAGTATKLVLNMVTTGAMIRLGKVYGNLMIDLRATNEKLRDRSERILMETLDLEREPARALLKASGGSVKLAMVMKWTGADRERASAELARHGGRVGEVLKESRAR, from the coding sequence ATGACTCCCAGGCCGCCGCTGGACCCCCGGCTCACCGAGCAGCGCAACCCCGCCACCGCGGAAATCGACCGCTTGTCGGCGCTGGAAATCGCCCGCATCATCAACCTCGAAGACCAGAAGGTGGCGCCCGCCGTGGCCGCCCAGATCGACGCCGTCGCCCGGGCGATCGAGCTCGCCGAGGCGGCCTTCCGCAAGGGCGGCCGGCTGATCTACGTGGGTGCCGGCACCAGCGGGCGGCTGGGCGTGCTGGACGCGTCGGAGATGCCGCCCACCTACGGCATCGATCCACAGATGGTGCAGGGGATCATCGCCGGCGGATACACGGCCCTGCTGAACGCGGTGGAGGGCGCCGAGGACAGCCGCGAGGCGGGGTGCGAGGAGATGGACGCGCGCGAGGTGGGGCCCCACGACTTCATCTTCGGCATCGCTGCGTCCGGGAGCACGCCGTACGTGCACGGTGCGCTGACGCGGGCCAAGCAGCGCGGCGCACGCACCGGCTTTCTCCTGTGCACCCATCCCGACGAGTGGATGCTGCAGGTGTACGACGTGGTGATCTCCGTCCTGGTGGGCCCCGAGGTGGTGACTGGGTCCACGCGGATGAAGGCGGGAACGGCCACCAAGCTGGTGCTGAACATGGTGACCACGGGCGCCATGATCCGGCTGGGCAAGGTGTACGGCAACCTGATGATCGACCTGCGCGCCACCAACGAAAAGCTGCGCGACCGCAGCGAGCGCATTTTGATGGAAACGCTGGACCTGGAGCGCGAGCCGGCCCGCGCGCTGCTCAAGGCGTCCGGCGGAAGCGTAAAGTTGGCGATGGTGATGAAGTGGACGGGCGCCGACCGCGAGCGTGCCTCGGCCGAGCTGGCGCGCCACGGCGGCCGCGTGGGCGAGGTGCTGAAGGAAAGCCGCGCGCGATGA
- the ggt gene encoding gamma-glutamyltransferase, with translation MTTIFRALPLLLLTLAPAACGPSGPARAEAAADDTVRFAADWEFPRGSISPTLAARGMVVTTDRVASEVGAEVLRRNGNAVDAAVATHFALAVVNPEAGNIGGGGFMVVRMADGTTASLDFREAAPLAATRDMFLDSLGNVSDSLSIVGHKAAGVPGSVAGMWEAHKRFGSLPWAELVQPAIALAEGIVVHERLASSLRSYEDRLSRYPGTAKVFVPTGRVPRTGERLVQADLAETFRRIAAEGMDGFYRGRTAELVEAEMKRGGGLITREDMARYKAVWRDPVNFGYRGHQVISMPPPSSGGVTMAEILNILEGYDVPRMGYLSPEHVHAFTEATRRAYADRNAYLGDPDFVRMPTERMVSDAYAAERRRGIDRARATPSTQVAPGLGAPAEGEHTTHYSIVDARGNAVAVTTTINSLYGNLVTVEGAGFLLNNEMDDFTSKPGVPNQFGLVQGAANSVQPGKRMLSAMTPTIVLDPAGKVLLVTGTPGGSTIITSVAQIVSNVVDFRMDVATATLAPRLHHQHLPDTLRYERNGLTDATAARLRAMGHAVTERGGFQGDVQSIIVLPNGYQSGVADPRRGGAAVGVGEVRRVVQ, from the coding sequence GTGACCACGATCTTCCGCGCGCTCCCGCTGCTCCTCCTCACCCTGGCGCCCGCTGCCTGCGGCCCGTCCGGCCCCGCGCGCGCCGAGGCGGCGGCCGACGACACCGTCCGGTTCGCCGCCGACTGGGAGTTTCCGCGCGGCTCCATCTCGCCCACCCTGGCTGCGCGAGGGATGGTGGTGACGACGGACCGCGTGGCCAGCGAGGTGGGCGCCGAGGTCCTGCGCCGCAACGGCAACGCGGTGGACGCGGCCGTGGCCACCCACTTCGCCCTGGCCGTGGTGAACCCCGAGGCCGGGAACATCGGCGGCGGCGGGTTCATGGTGGTGCGCATGGCCGACGGCACCACGGCGTCGCTGGATTTCCGCGAGGCGGCACCCCTTGCCGCCACCCGCGACATGTTCCTGGACTCGCTGGGCAACGTGTCGGACTCCCTCTCCATCGTCGGCCACAAGGCCGCGGGGGTGCCGGGCTCGGTCGCGGGGATGTGGGAGGCGCACAAGCGCTTCGGCTCGCTGCCCTGGGCCGAGCTGGTGCAGCCCGCCATCGCCCTCGCCGAGGGGATCGTGGTGCACGAGCGCTTGGCCAGCTCGCTTCGCTCGTACGAAGACCGGCTGAGCCGCTATCCCGGCACGGCGAAGGTGTTCGTTCCCACCGGCCGGGTGCCGCGCACGGGCGAGCGGCTCGTGCAGGCGGACCTGGCGGAGACCTTCCGCCGCATCGCCGCCGAGGGGATGGACGGCTTCTATCGCGGCCGCACGGCGGAGCTGGTGGAAGCGGAGATGAAGCGCGGGGGCGGGCTGATCACCCGCGAAGACATGGCGCGCTACAAGGCGGTCTGGCGCGACCCGGTGAACTTCGGGTACCGCGGCCACCAGGTGATCTCCATGCCGCCGCCGTCCTCCGGCGGGGTGACGATGGCGGAGATCCTGAACATCCTGGAGGGATACGACGTACCGCGGATGGGCTACCTGTCGCCCGAGCACGTCCACGCCTTCACCGAGGCCACCCGCCGCGCCTACGCGGACCGCAACGCGTACCTGGGCGATCCCGACTTCGTGCGCATGCCCACGGAGCGCATGGTGTCGGACGCCTACGCCGCCGAGCGCCGCCGGGGGATCGACCGCGCGCGCGCCACGCCCTCCACGCAGGTGGCGCCGGGGCTGGGCGCGCCGGCCGAGGGCGAGCACACCACGCACTACTCCATCGTGGACGCGCGCGGCAACGCCGTGGCGGTGACGACGACCATCAACTCGCTGTACGGCAACCTGGTGACGGTGGAGGGCGCCGGGTTCCTGCTGAACAACGAGATGGACGACTTCACCAGCAAGCCGGGGGTGCCCAACCAGTTCGGGCTGGTGCAGGGCGCGGCGAACTCCGTGCAGCCCGGCAAGCGGATGCTGTCGGCGATGACCCCCACCATCGTGCTGGACCCGGCGGGCAAGGTGCTGCTGGTGACGGGAACACCGGGGGGATCCACGATCATCACGTCGGTGGCGCAGATCGTCAGCAACGTGGTGGACTTCCGGATGGACGTGGCGACGGCGACGCTGGCACCGCGGCTTCACCACCAGCACCTTCCCGACACCCTGCGCTACGAGCGCAACGGCCTGACCGACGCCACGGCGGCGCGGCTGCGCGCCATGGGGCACGCGGTAACGGAGCGCGGGGGATTCCAGGGCGACGTGCAGTCCATCATCGTGCTGCCCAACGGCTACCAGTCCGGCGTAGCGGACCCCCGCCGCGGCGGCGCCGCCGTCGGCGTGGGCGAGGTGAGGCGCGTGGTGCAGTAG
- a CDS encoding endonuclease domain-containing protein has protein sequence MKQSRHSSREVRAAARALRRAETPAEEKLWRVLRGRAVNGLKFRRQHPLHSCVLDFFCAEVGLCVELDGSVHDDPLQRERDDVRTAHLAAHGIRVMRFRNEEVLHDLPSVLQRIARAATRNHAPAPD, from the coding sequence ATGAAGCAGAGCCGGCATTCGTCGCGAGAGGTGCGCGCCGCCGCCCGGGCGCTTCGGCGGGCGGAGACTCCTGCTGAGGAGAAGCTGTGGCGCGTGCTCCGGGGACGGGCGGTGAACGGGCTCAAGTTCCGCCGCCAGCACCCGCTGCACTCCTGCGTGCTCGACTTCTTCTGTGCCGAGGTGGGACTCTGCGTAGAACTCGACGGCAGCGTTCACGATGATCCACTCCAGCGCGAGCGCGACGATGTCCGCACCGCACATCTGGCAGCCCACGGCATCCGCGTGATGCGCTTCCGCAACGAAGAAGTCCTGCACGATCTCCCCTCCGTGCTCCAGCGCATCGCGAGAGCCGCTACGCGGAACCACGCGCCCGCACCAGACTGA
- a CDS encoding HAMP domain-containing sensor histidine kinase, translated as MIQAPAISPTELALLVRESGTCAAAFHALLEPLREAALIHGAWWVGGSSPAAWPEGSAPPALATSPAGVSCHGTERGAALVLALGGPLGSVVVLAEREAFGVPLGPDGGWERVRLALHAVAQRERERTEVEAERETLLRRAEESEALHILGLAANRTLDPDEVLTLVARFTRTLLGAHYVTVSTREGDNVRTMAAVGLRTDAPVLDDDPFARRVIEAENPISLGGADGLAPAEYPFHASEQMQAGLGVPLALFGSTFGALVIGYRRAYQPSPQDTRLALTLAGHAAVAISNARLHRALAGRGEELAHALDELRETSGAKERFFASMSHELRTPLNGILGYQALLLDGLAGDIPPTARGFLEKASTAGRNLLRIVDDILDYAKIEAGRVQLTIQPAAVRELVEDAAATLQPVADEKGVRLSLQKPPCASFINTDAARVRQILVNLLSNAVKFTPPGGEVSVSADALGDAGVELRVRDTGPGIAPEDQQRIFHEFEQVRGTRGGTGLGLPISRKLAKMLGGDLVVESRVGEGSSFIVRLPAAAPAGTPIAK; from the coding sequence GTGATTCAAGCACCCGCTATCTCCCCGACCGAGCTCGCGCTCCTCGTCCGCGAGAGCGGCACCTGCGCCGCCGCGTTCCACGCCCTGCTGGAACCGCTGCGCGAGGCGGCGCTCATCCACGGTGCGTGGTGGGTGGGCGGCAGCTCGCCCGCGGCGTGGCCGGAAGGCTCGGCGCCCCCCGCCCTCGCCACCTCGCCTGCAGGCGTTTCCTGCCACGGAACGGAGCGCGGCGCCGCCCTGGTGCTGGCCCTGGGGGGACCGCTGGGAAGCGTGGTGGTGCTGGCCGAGCGCGAGGCGTTCGGCGTGCCCCTCGGCCCGGATGGCGGGTGGGAGCGGGTGCGGCTGGCGCTTCACGCCGTCGCCCAGCGGGAGCGCGAGCGCACCGAGGTGGAGGCCGAGCGCGAAACCCTGCTGCGCCGCGCGGAGGAAAGCGAGGCCCTTCACATCCTGGGGCTGGCGGCCAACCGCACCCTGGACCCCGACGAGGTCCTGACCCTGGTCGCCCGCTTCACCCGCACGCTGCTGGGCGCGCACTACGTGACCGTCAGCACGCGCGAGGGAGACAACGTGCGGACCATGGCGGCCGTGGGGCTGCGCACCGACGCGCCGGTGCTGGACGACGACCCGTTCGCCCGGCGGGTGATCGAGGCCGAGAACCCCATCTCCCTCGGCGGCGCGGACGGCCTTGCCCCGGCCGAATACCCGTTCCACGCCAGCGAGCAGATGCAGGCCGGCCTCGGCGTTCCGCTGGCGCTGTTCGGAAGCACGTTCGGGGCGCTGGTGATCGGCTACCGGCGCGCCTACCAGCCGTCGCCGCAGGACACGCGGCTGGCGCTCACCCTGGCCGGGCACGCCGCGGTCGCCATCTCCAACGCCCGCCTTCACCGCGCCCTTGCTGGGCGGGGCGAGGAGCTGGCGCACGCTCTGGACGAGCTGCGCGAAACGTCGGGGGCCAAGGAGCGCTTCTTCGCGTCCATGAGCCACGAGCTGCGCACGCCGCTGAACGGCATCCTGGGATACCAGGCGCTGCTCCTCGACGGATTGGCCGGCGACATCCCGCCGACGGCCCGCGGTTTCCTGGAAAAGGCCAGCACCGCCGGCCGCAACCTGCTGCGCATCGTCGACGACATCCTGGACTACGCCAAGATCGAGGCCGGCCGCGTGCAGCTCACCATCCAGCCCGCCGCCGTCCGCGAGCTCGTGGAAGACGCGGCCGCCACCCTGCAGCCCGTGGCGGATGAAAAGGGCGTGCGCCTGTCGCTGCAGAAGCCGCCGTGCGCCTCCTTCATCAACACCGACGCGGCGCGGGTGCGGCAGATCCTGGTGAACCTGCTTTCGAACGCGGTGAAGTTCACCCCGCCGGGCGGCGAAGTGTCGGTTTCCGCCGACGCGCTGGGCGACGCCGGCGTGGAGCTGCGGGTGCGCGACACCGGCCCGGGCATCGCGCCCGAAGACCAGCAGCGCATCTTCCACGAGTTCGAGCAGGTGCGCGGCACGCGGGGAGGAACCGGGCTGGGGCTGCCTATTTCCCGCAAGCTGGCGAAGATGCTGGGGGGCGACCTGGTGGTGGAGAGCCGCGTGGGCGAGGGCTCCAGCTTCATCGTTCGCCTGCCTGCCGCCGCGCCGGCGGGCACGCCGATTGCGAAATGA
- a CDS encoding tetratricopeptide repeat protein — MTDDTAALQAQASRLEREGDWPAASAAYAAVFHASVRGGDIAPAADAVRGQARIRQQEERWEEAEELAELSLELAERNGLRQAAARAVNTCAAIRYFQRQYEPARTLFEAALERALDVGDDALIGWACLNLGVVANIRGDLREARTRYLEGIGSFVRSGDKQNAALVYNNLGMVCADLNEWLEAQVCFERAIEIAGRMSGTPLLARMYANRAEPLLRLRKVREARESLDRAEQLALRVGAHGALSDVARFRGMVSRAEGALGDAEAHLARAVEIARDAELELEEAEALREMGDLQRLRGREHEARTSLERARELFTRIGADRDAERVAEMLWEDEPVAA; from the coding sequence ATGACGGACGACACGGCCGCGCTGCAGGCGCAGGCGTCCAGGCTGGAGCGGGAGGGCGACTGGCCGGCCGCCAGCGCGGCGTACGCGGCGGTGTTCCACGCATCCGTCCGCGGGGGCGACATCGCCCCCGCGGCCGACGCGGTGCGCGGGCAGGCACGCATCCGGCAGCAGGAAGAGCGCTGGGAAGAGGCCGAGGAGCTGGCGGAGCTCAGCCTGGAGCTGGCCGAGCGCAACGGGCTGCGGCAGGCGGCGGCGCGTGCCGTCAACACCTGCGCCGCCATCCGCTACTTCCAGCGCCAGTACGAGCCGGCGCGCACGCTGTTCGAGGCCGCGCTGGAGCGCGCGCTGGACGTGGGCGACGACGCGCTGATCGGGTGGGCGTGCCTGAACCTGGGCGTGGTGGCCAACATCCGCGGCGACCTGCGCGAGGCCCGCACGCGCTACCTGGAGGGGATCGGCTCGTTCGTGCGGTCGGGCGACAAGCAGAACGCCGCCCTGGTGTACAACAACCTGGGGATGGTGTGCGCCGACCTGAACGAATGGCTGGAGGCGCAGGTGTGCTTCGAGCGGGCCATCGAGATCGCCGGGCGGATGTCGGGCACCCCCCTGCTGGCGCGCATGTACGCCAACCGCGCCGAGCCGCTGCTGCGCCTGCGCAAGGTGCGCGAGGCCCGCGAGTCGCTGGACCGCGCCGAGCAGCTGGCCCTGCGCGTGGGGGCGCACGGCGCGTTGTCTGACGTGGCGCGCTTTCGCGGCATGGTGTCACGCGCCGAGGGCGCCCTGGGTGACGCCGAAGCGCACCTGGCGCGCGCCGTCGAGATCGCCCGCGACGCGGAGCTGGAGCTGGAAGAAGCCGAGGCCCTGCGCGAAATGGGCGACCTGCAGCGCCTCCGCGGCCGCGAGCACGAGGCGCGCACGTCGCTGGAGCGCGCCCGCGAGCTGTTCACCCGCATCGGCGCCGACCGCGACGCCGAGCGCGTCGCCGAGATGCTCTGGGAAGACGAGCCGGTGGCCGCGTAG
- a CDS encoding type II toxin-antitoxin system YhaV family toxin — protein sequence MTGLRHRSSAPDNPREPPARNGWKLYQWRAFGQLFADLIREVEQLEPADPRNFQSHRSTKRLAAIYRLITEIIPANPNSPEFRQGNTLGRENRHWFSAGFYERYRLFFRFRSDTRVIVYAWVNDDDTLRARGARSDAYAVFQRMLEAGAPPGDWDELLAQSEGLELPGE from the coding sequence GTGACGGGCCTCCGCCATCGCTCGAGTGCGCCTGACAACCCGCGCGAGCCACCGGCCAGGAACGGGTGGAAGCTCTACCAGTGGCGGGCGTTTGGGCAACTTTTCGCCGATCTCATCCGCGAGGTGGAGCAGCTCGAGCCTGCCGATCCACGGAATTTCCAGTCGCACCGCTCGACGAAGCGGCTGGCCGCGATCTACCGCCTGATCACAGAAATCATCCCGGCGAACCCCAACTCGCCGGAGTTTCGGCAGGGAAATACGCTAGGCAGGGAGAACAGGCACTGGTTCTCCGCGGGGTTTTACGAACGATATCGCCTGTTCTTCCGATTTCGCTCTGACACTCGCGTGATCGTGTACGCTTGGGTGAACGACGACGACACGCTCCGCGCCCGCGGTGCGCGTTCAGATGCCTATGCCGTCTTCCAGCGGATGCTCGAAGCCGGGGCGCCTCCGGGAGATTGGGACGAGCTGCTGGCCCAATCCGAAGGGCTGGAACTCCCAGGCGAGTAG